A genomic segment from Cyprinus carpio isolate SPL01 chromosome A22, ASM1834038v1, whole genome shotgun sequence encodes:
- the LOC109047258 gene encoding ATP synthase mitochondrial F1 complex assembly factor 1: MWDGEKMAAALVQMSCLYRGMLAVRATGIRPLIPGLVQSQIRAFSMKKEPELEENPYYGKYEEKIRKLRSSKPQEYKARLEKRSEVKTEPLGQSRQAEFVKYMEKELDKRGKAEAGGFTKDKTLGSILNLDMVQEKSGSEIAELWMQYFSKKDTISAVIPASTFDIIFGRAKSCPMFLYALPQKEGYEFFVGQWAGHELHFTSLINVQTMGENAPSQLILYHYTDLQKDKGIVLMTAEMDRKFQTVHQAQCLANQVQLFYGSQRLETFRLVETFNHQPAEFKHMSVIAELEQSDIGPAVTTK; this comes from the exons ATGTGGGACGGGGAAAAGATGGCGGCGGCCTTGGTACAAATGTCATGTTTGTACCGCGGGATGTTGGCGGTCAGGGCCACAGGTATCCGGCCGCTGATTCCAGGACTCGTGCAATCTCAGATCAGGGCGTTTTCGATGAAGAAAGAACCGGAGCTGGAGGAAAACCCGTATTATGGTAAATATGAAGAGAAGATCAGAAAACTGCGGAG TTCAAAACCTCAAGAATATAAAGCGCGGCTGGAGAAGCGCAGTGAGGTGAAGACAGAGCCGCTCGGACAGTCCAGACAAGCAGAATTCGTGAAGTACATGGAGAAAGAG cTGGACAAACGTGGTAAAGCAGAAGCTGGGGGTTTCACCAAAGATAAA ACATTAGGGTCTATTCTCAACCTTGATATGGTTCAGGAGAAATCTGGATCTGAAATTGCAGAG CTGTGGATGCAGTACTTCTCAAAGAAAGACACAATCAGTGCCGTCATACCA GCCTCaacatttgacattatttttggtCGTGCCAAATCTTGCCCAATG TTTCTGTACGCTCTGCCCCAGAAGGAGGGCTATGAGTTTTTTGTCGGCCAGTGGGCTGGTCATGAACTGCACTTCACATCTTTAATCAATGTTcag ACAATGGGAGAAAACGCACCCAGCCAGCTTATTTTATACCACTATACAGACCTGCAGAAGGACAAAGGCATTGTGCTGATGACCGCTGAGATGGATAGAAAG tttcaGACTGTCCACCAGGCACAGTGCTTGGCCAATCAGGTGCAGCTGTTTTATGGATCGCAGCGGCTTGAGACTTTCCGATTGGTCGAGACCTTCAACCACCAACCGGCAGAGTTTAAACACATGTCTGTGATAGCAGAACTCGAACAAAGTGATATTGGACCAGCAGTCACTACAAAATAA